A genome region from Pseudorca crassidens isolate mPseCra1 chromosome 20, mPseCra1.hap1, whole genome shotgun sequence includes the following:
- the LOC137214794 gene encoding zinc finger protein 84-like isoform X2, protein MTMPWRTHAGKKPHECCDCKRAFPSKLKLITHQETHTGEKTYGCNQRQKVFITKSVLTYHQKTHHREGKSYGCSKCGKTFPWKSKQLTLHQRTHSGERPFRCRVCDKVFMVKTYLTVHQRTHTGEKQYECSDCEKAFSKKAQLLIHQRIHTGERPFGCSQCQKSFITKSALIYHQKTRHREGKSYGCNKCGKAFPWRSKLILHQRTHSGERPFRCRVCDKAFMVRTHLTVHQRTHTGEKPYECSDCEKAFSKKAQLLIHQQIHTGERPYGCSECPEAFIQKSDLSNHKKTHHAVGKSHECSECGKVLSSKSTLIIHRRSHTGEKPFKCSACDKAFTSKAHLIVHERIHTGERPYECLNCEKAFSTKAHLMIHQRIHTGERPYGCNECQQAFIQKSGLTNHLQNCHSGVKLYGCSECGKVLSCKSTLIIHQRTHTGEKPFKCSVCDKAFAAKSYLTVHQRIHTGERPYECCNCKKTFATLSTLIGHRRTHTGERPYRCNECQKAFFRKSALANHQQTQHRGKSSMQ, encoded by the coding sequence ATGACCATGCCTTGGAGAACTCATGCAGGAAAGAAACCCCATGAATGCTGTGATTGTAAGAGAGCCTTTCCCAGTAAGTTAAAGCTAATCACTCATCAGGAaactcacacaggagagaaaacaTATGGATGCAATCAACGTCAGAAAGTCTTCATTACAAAGTCAGTGCTCACCTATCATCAGAAGACCCATCACAGAGAAGGGAAATCCTATGGATGCAGCAAATGTGGGAAAACTTTCCCTTGGAAGTCAAAACAACTCACTTTACATCAGAGGACTCATTCAGGAGAGAGACCTTTCAGATGCAGAGTATGTGATAAAGTCTTCATGGTTAAGACATATCTCACTGTACATCAGAGaactcacacaggagagaaacaatATGAATGCTCAGATTGTGAGAAAGCCTTCTCAAAAAAGGCTCAGCTCCTGATTCATCAGCGAATTCACACAGGAGAGAGACCATTTGGATGTAGTCAATGTCAGAAATCCTTCATTACAAAGTCAGCACTAATCTATCATCAGAAAACCCGTCACAGAGAAGGGAAATCCTATGGATGCAACAAATGTGGGAAAGCTTTTCCTTGGAGGTCAAAACTCATTTTACATCAGAGGACTCATTCAGGAGAGAGACCTTTCAGATGCAGAGTATGTGATAAAGCCTTCATGGTTAGGACACATCTCACTGTACATCAGAGaactcacacaggagagaaaccatatgaatgCTCAGATTGTGAGAAAGCCTTCTCAAAAAAGGCTCAGCTCCTGATTCATCAGCAAATTCACACAGGAGAGAGACCATATGGATGCAGTGAATGTCCAGAAGCCTTCATCCAGAAGTCAGATCTCAGTAATCATAAGAAAACTCATCATGCAGTAGGGAAATCCCatgaatgcagtgaatgtgggaaggtTTTGTCCTCTAAGTCAACTCTCATTATACATCGGAGAAGCCATACAGGTGAGAAACCCTTCAAATGCAGTGCATGTGATAAAGCCTTCACATCAAAGGCACATCTCATTGTACATGAGAGAATTCATACAGGAGAGAGACCGTATGAATGCTTAAATTGTGAGAAAGCCTTCTCCACTAAGGCACATCTCATGATTCATCAGCGAATTCACACAGGAGAGAGGCCTTATGGATGTAATGAATGTCAACAAGCTTTCATCCAGAAGTCAGGTCTCACTAACCATCTACAAAATTGTCATTCTGGGGTAAAGTTGTATggatgcagtgaatgtgggaaggtTCTGTCCTGTAAGTCAACTCTCATTATACATCAGAGAACCCATACAGGTGAGAAACCGTTCAAATGTAGTGTATGTGACAAAGCTTTCGCAGCTAAATCCTATCTTACtgtacatcagagaattcatacaggAGAGAGACCATATGAATGCTGCAATTGTAAGAAAACGTTTGCTACTTTGTCAACTCTCATTGGTCACCGGAGAACTCACACAGGAGAGAGACCCTATAGGTGCAATGAATGTCAGAAAGCCTTCTTTCGGAAATCAGCCCTGGCTAATCATCAGCAAACTCAGCATAGAGGAAAATCCTCTATGCAATGA